Within Leptospira sp. WS39.C2, the genomic segment GTGCTACTCAAATTTCAGCGAATGGAAACTATGCAATGGGTTCTGTGGAAGTTGATTCATCTAGCAGTGCTGTTATATTTACTGTGAAAAATACTGGAAGTTTAACAGCCAATTTGGATGGTCCTGCAGCGACATCCGCAAACGCTCGTTTTGTATTGAATCTTGCAGGTTTGCCTACTACGATTGCTCCAAATGCATCAGCTACATTTACCATCCAATTTTCTCCAACAATTACAGGTTCACAAAGTTCAAACATTGCGGTGAACTATGATGGATCATTAGCGTTTCTATTTACTGTTTCAGGTACAGGAACCCCAAAACCAGTACCAACAATTTCAATTTCGCATAATTCTAGTGATTTCACCTCTGGCGGTTCCATCCCTACTTTTGGTATCCTATGGCCGTCATTAACTTCCAGTGCAAAAACGGTAACAATTAGCAATACGGGAACTGCTACGATGACTGGAATTACTATCACAAAACCAAGTGGAGATACTTCTCATTTTACCGTGAGTGCTTTTAGTGCAGGCTCTTCATTGGTAGCTGGGGCTTCTGGAACGTTTACTATCCAATTCACTCCATCTTCGGCTGGAGCGAAAAATGCGGTGGTGCGGATTGCATCAACAAATGGAAACAATGGCTCTGCATCAAGTGCTGACTTAAATGTTTCTGGTACTGGAAAAACAGGAGCAGATGTTCAGGTAAGTTGGACAGCTACTAATGAAAAAGCAGCCAATGATACTGACGGAGGTTATCGCGTTTGTTATAGCCAAACAAGTGGTTTTACTCCCACTCATAATCCTCCCAGTGTGATCTGTGAAAATGAAGCCAATGCAGGTGGAACTACACCATCAACAAGAGTGATCACTGTGACTACCTTTGGAACATGGTACTTCAAAGTTTATTCGTATGGAAAATACAATACAACCGGTGGTACTCCTTCCTCCCAAGTATCAGTTACAGTTCCAAGTACATAATTAAAGAGGAATCATTATATGAAATTGAATCAAAAATCGATATTAAAAGTCTTAGCAATTACAACAATATTCGTATCTTCTAATTTATTGGTTTCCGATCCTGTCTGGAAATTAGGTAAAACAACTTTGAATCTGGAAGAACTACGTACCAAATCAAAGGCAGCTAAAAAGTTACCTTATTTACCAGGGGAAGTGGTCATCCAATTTAAAAAATCGGTGCCCAATTCGGAATTATTGCGCCAAACCTCCAAGTTAGCTTATGCAACCGGTGGTCTCAATTTAAAAGGTCATTTTACAACCGCTAAATTAGCTGATAACGAAACTATGGAAGATGGTCTACGTCGTATCAAAAGAGACCCAAATGTTGAATCTGTCGAACCTAGATATCTCTATTATAAACAAGCATCAGCTCCTAATGACCCTCAATTTGCAAGACTTTGGGGACTAAGGAATACTGGCCAAACACTTGCCTCACCAAGTTATACTGCAAATTCAAGTAATCCTGGTACTTCGGGCAAGGATATGAATGTCCTTGGTGGATGGGACGTGACAACAAGTTGTTTAGGATCAAATGCGATTGTCGCTGTTTTGGATACTGGTGTGACATATAACCATGAAGATCTAGTTGGCAATATGTGGGATGGATCCGCAGGTTGTGTCAATCAAAACGGCAATGCGATCGTAGGCCATTGCCCTAAACATGGATACGACTTTGTAAGCACTGACAATGACCCAAAAGATGAAGAAGGGCATGGAACACACGTAGCAATGACGATTGGGGCCGTAGGGAACAATGGTATTGGGATTTCAGGAGTTTGCCAATCTGCAAAAATTATGGCAGTGCGAGTATTAGGGTTAGGTGGCGGGACTAGTGATTCTGTGGCTAACGGAATTTATTTTGCCGTTCGAAATGGTGCTA encodes:
- a CDS encoding choice-of-anchor D domain-containing protein; translation: MQKKYILIPLFSLFTLISCPGAGGGGGGAAFALLGLGGGGGDVPAPKLEVLYSGVVRESGATIDIGSEPVNTADGKTGTVTIKNSGTAAITLPGSPNIIEKSGTNASDFTITQPSSSTLAAGTSVTFTITFKPTTIGTKTAILKIQSSDPAVSSFQMNLTGTAEAEAPRLAVSVGATQISANGNYAMGSVEVDSSSSAVIFTVKNTGSLTANLDGPAATSANARFVLNLAGLPTTIAPNASATFTIQFSPTITGSQSSNIAVNYDGSLAFLFTVSGTGTPKPVPTISISHNSSDFTSGGSIPTFGILWPSLTSSAKTVTISNTGTATMTGITITKPSGDTSHFTVSAFSAGSSLVAGASGTFTIQFTPSSAGAKNAVVRIASTNGNNGSASSADLNVSGTGKTGADVQVSWTATNEKAANDTDGGYRVCYSQTSGFTPTHNPPSVICENEANAGGTTPSTRVITVTTFGTWYFKVYSYGKYNTTGGTPSSQVSVTVPST